A genomic stretch from Deltaproteobacteria bacterium includes:
- a CDS encoding peptide ABC transporter substrate-binding protein — MAKMSLLLCLLLFACTSLTSQNFPSLNISVASEPPTLDWNLATDNVSYQILNQLMEGLTAFDENLKPTPAIAQSWKISPDGKIYTFYLNPNYRWSDGKPVTAHDFVYSWTRLLDPKTAAEYAYYLFDVEGAQEFNQDKLKDATQLGFKALNAHTLEVRLHKPIVFFPSLTTFMVTFPLRQDIVEQHGSHWTDPKNIQTCGPYQLQEWWHQYRLQLKTNPHYGGLPKPKIEKLRIYVVQDPSTTLALYESGQLDIALLPPIALSQYRHHPELISQTKLRGYYLGFNIRKSPVHDVRIRRALSMALDKSPLPQILKGGEQITSAWIPPGLLGYEENAGIRFDPEQAKALLAEASSKSLPPLTLVFNSDPLNKKIAEWAQAQWKKHLNLNVELENQEWKSYLAQLAQDPPALFRLGWGADYPDPDNFMNLFTQYSGNNHTGWKNPQYDTLIAQAAVEKDVQKRIQAYHQAQKLLLEDQTVIIPLFIATQNILVKKSVRNFKPLPLDFVYYKLVSKDN; from the coding sequence ATGGCAAAAATGAGCCTCCTATTATGTTTATTATTATTTGCTTGTACATCCCTTACTTCTCAAAATTTCCCCTCGCTTAATATTTCAGTGGCCTCTGAACCCCCTACCCTCGATTGGAACTTGGCCACTGACAATGTTAGTTATCAAATTTTAAACCAACTCATGGAGGGATTAACTGCCTTTGATGAAAATTTAAAACCCACCCCCGCTATTGCTCAATCTTGGAAGATTAGCCCAGATGGTAAAATTTATACTTTTTATTTGAACCCCAATTATCGTTGGTCGGATGGCAAACCGGTAACGGCCCATGATTTTGTTTACTCGTGGACCAGGTTATTAGACCCTAAAACGGCCGCTGAATATGCGTATTACCTCTTTGACGTCGAAGGTGCGCAAGAGTTTAATCAAGACAAATTAAAAGATGCGACTCAACTTGGCTTTAAAGCCTTGAATGCCCACACCCTTGAAGTGCGCCTTCATAAACCCATTGTCTTTTTCCCCAGCCTTACCACGTTCATGGTAACCTTTCCGTTGCGCCAGGATATTGTTGAACAACATGGTTCTCACTGGACAGACCCGAAAAATATTCAAACTTGCGGACCTTATCAATTGCAAGAATGGTGGCACCAATATCGATTGCAACTTAAAACCAACCCGCATTATGGTGGTTTGCCTAAGCCTAAAATTGAAAAACTTCGTATTTATGTGGTGCAAGATCCCAGCACCACTTTGGCCCTTTATGAAAGCGGGCAACTTGACATTGCGCTACTGCCACCCATTGCTTTATCGCAATATCGTCATCACCCTGAATTAATAAGCCAAACCAAACTACGAGGTTATTACTTAGGTTTCAATATTCGTAAATCCCCGGTTCATGATGTAAGAATTCGTCGTGCCTTAAGCATGGCTCTTGATAAATCACCCTTACCGCAAATTTTGAAAGGCGGTGAACAAATAACCTCCGCTTGGATCCCACCTGGATTGTTGGGATATGAAGAAAATGCAGGAATCCGTTTTGATCCCGAACAGGCCAAGGCCTTATTGGCAGAAGCAAGTTCAAAATCTCTTCCCCCACTCACTTTGGTTTTTAATAGCGACCCCCTTAATAAAAAAATTGCAGAATGGGCCCAAGCCCAATGGAAAAAACATTTAAACCTCAACGTTGAATTAGAAAATCAGGAATGGAAATCTTACCTGGCTCAATTAGCCCAAGACCCCCCGGCCTTGTTTCGCTTGGGCTGGGGGGCTGATTACCCCGACCCCGATAATTTTATGAATCTCTTTACCCAATATTCAGGCAACAATCATACGGGTTGGAAAAATCCGCAATACGATACGTTGATTGCCCAAGCGGCCGTAGAAAAAGATGTGCAAAAAAGAATTCAAGCTTACCATCAAGCCCAAAAGTTATTATTAGAAGATCAAACCGTAATTATTCCGCTATTTATTGCTACGCAAAATATCTTAGTTAAAAAATCGGTGCGCAATTTCAAACCCCTCCCCTTGGAT